From one Sphaeramia orbicularis unplaced genomic scaffold, fSphaOr1.1, whole genome shotgun sequence genomic stretch:
- the LOC115416359 gene encoding caskin-2-like isoform X4, with protein MLLQHQSNPCLVNKVKKTPLDLACEFGRVKVAQLLLSSNMVVALLEGERKEQTDSAFTTPLHLAARNGHKDIIRLLLNAGIDINKTTKSGTALHEASLYGKTEVVRLLLDAGVDVNIRNTYNQTALDIVNQFTTSHASRDIKQLLRDATGVLQVRALKDYWNIHDPTALNIRAGDIIMVMEQHMDGRWKGHIHDSQRGTDRVGFFPPSIVEVISRRNGGTLSRHASLPTQRQQLLSRAPLSSSLSSAPQTDDSYTLYAPPTHVVLPLANGLAANAAGDRNSVGSTGSVGSTRSAGSGQSTESNSAPNGLQHSAGHHDNGSKTTPSAGDSGHNDLSSQPDHPPGGTPRRQTVTVQRAAEQSFSQQFVRPQQLLEGKDAEAIYQWLSEFQLDQYTANFLGAGYDVPTISRMTPEDLTAIGVTKPGHRKKISIEINNLNIPEWLPEYIPLDLGEWLSAIGLPQYHKKLSENGYDSINIVKDLTWEDLQEIGITKLGHQKKLMLAVKKLCDIQRAILQAESGQGTLRRKGPGALHLVTIEPSDSGGECSSPHTPKMMTFQDSELSAELQTAMSSHYGGCDEGLAIKHAVGMSQSQDSIDTRSRGSGRSQEPPTASIGPQSWSQESLEGSPAKERNLPEGWDQRPKQVPLGTATVFKYPTIPAKPKLSGSPHGSPVFKDLSSSSRPDDYAKPRTQSLIRYALSDGEADEDEEELAVPSGNLPSYATLTRKPGRSQLGRLQSSPEKNVGRSQSFAVRARKKGPPPPPPKRLSSVSSTTSGELSDSSTTSSSGGGVVTDSPGSVRSIAASLEGSTELKNPLGPKLDQVQDQEASGVRRRVQSECVNVETSRNPELDQGVKSDSEEEEPKGPGLEASSSPQNSSSECIPFAEEGNLTIKQRPKAPGPPRAEAVLEPPLPAKNEEAPEFNLKESDTVKRRHKPKDKESGGGSPCREGASRSESSSSRPQSQDDVRLRIGEAGLERPASPATGSPIKPPLSPKPAVAPKPVRHSLLAAQAAGLSSPGVTVSVVQSVAFTAPSSPARQHAAPQSPSLSTTRHHASSTGPIHVSESSCGTEVVQQRLDQTSTCLEAALKAVERKLNQDDNSDGRVSTVKSAGTILDDIGNMFDDLADQLDAMLD; from the exons ATGCTGCTGCAGCATCAGTCCAACCCATGTTTGGTGAATAAGGTGAAGAAGACTCCACTGGACCTGGCCTGTGAGTTTGGACGAGTTAAG GTGGCCCAGCTGTTGCTCAGCAGTAACATGGTGGTGGCGTTACTGGAAGGAGAGAGGAAGGAGCAGACAGACTCCGCCTTCACCACACCGCTGCACCTCGCCGCCCGCAACGGACACAAAGACATCATCCG GTTACTGCTGAACGCTGGCATCGACATCAACAAAACCACCAAGTCTGGAACGGCGCTGCACGAAGCCTCACTGTACGGGAAGACGGAGGTGGTGCGCCTCCTGCTGGAC GCTGGCGTGGACGTGAACATCCGAAACACCTACAACCAGACGGCGCTGGACATCGTCAACCAGTTCACCACGTCGCACGCCAGCAGGGACATCAAACAGCTGCTGCGAG ATGCGACGGGGGTGCTGCAGGTCCGAGCTCTGAAGGATTATTGGAACATCCATGACCCGACGGCGCTCAACATCCGAGCGGGTGACATCATTATG GTGATGGAGCAGCACATGGACGGCCGTTGGAAGGGACACATCCACGACAGCCAACGGGGGACGGACAGAGTGGGCTTCTTCCCCCCGTCCATTGTGGAGGTCATCAGCAGACGAAACG GGGGCACCCTGTCCCGCCACGCCTCCCTGCCCACCCAGCGCCAGCAGCTGCTGTCCAGAGCCCCCCTGTCCTCCAGCCTCAGCTCCGCCCCCCAGACCGACGACTCCTACACCCTGTATGCCCCGCCCACCCACGTGGTGCTGCCGCTGGCCAACGGCCTCGCCGCTAACGCAG CAGGAGATCGGAACAGCGTGGGCAGCACCGGCAGCGTGGGGAGCACCCGGAGCGCCGGCAGCGGCCAGAGCACGGAGAGCAACAGCGCCCCCAACGGACTGCAGCACAGCGCCGGTCACCATGACAACGGCAGCAAG ACGACGCCCTCTGCTGGAGACTCTGGACACAACGACCTCAGCTCACAGCCTGATCATCCACCAG GTGGGACTCCACGGCGGCAGACGGTGACGGTTCAGAGAGCAGCAGAACAGAGTTTCTCTCAGCAGTTTGTTCGACCTCAGCAGCTGCTGGAGGGGAAG GACGCCGAGGCCATCTACCAGTGGCTCAGTGAGTTCCAGTTGGACCAGTACACTGCCAACTTCCTTGGTGCCGGTTATGATGTCCCAACCATCAGCAGGATGACTCCAGAG GACCTGACCGCCATTGGAGTCACCAAACCAGGACACCGGAAGAAGATCTCCATCGAGATCAACAACCTGAACATCCCTGAGTGGCTGCCGGAGTACATTCCA TTGGATCTGGGCGAGTGGCTCAGTGCCATCGGACTCCCTCAGTATCACAAGAAACTGTCTGAAAACGGCTACGACTCCATCAACATCGTCAAAGATCTGACATGGGAGGACCTGCAGGAGATCGGCATCACCAAACTGG GTCACCAGAAGAAGCTGATGCTAGCGGTGAAGAAGCTGTGCGACATCCAGAGGGCCATCCTTCAGGCTGAATCCGGTCAGGGCACCCTGCGCCGTAAAGGCCCCGGAGCCCTGCACCTGGTCACCATCGAGCCGTCCGATTCTGGAGGCGAGTGTTCGTCTCCTCACACCCCGAAGATGATGACATTTCAGGACAGCGAACTGAGCGCCGAGCTGCAGACAGCCATGTCCAGCCACTACGGAGGCTGCGATGAAGGTCTGGCCATTAAACACGCCGTGGGGATGTCCCAGAGCCAGGACAGCATCGACACCCGGTCCAGAGGCTCCGGACGGTCCCAGGAGCCCCCCACAGCTTCCATCGGCCCCCAGAGCTGGTCCCAGGAAAGTCTGGAAGGCAGTCCTGCCAAGGAGAGGAACCTCCCTGAGGGTTGGGACCAGAGACCCAAACAGGTCCCACTAGGGACTGCCACCGTCTTCAAGTACCCAACAATACCTGCAAAACCCAAACTCTCTGGATCCCCTCATGGATCTCCAGTTTTCAAAG acctcagctcctcctccagaccTGATGACTACGCCAAACCTCGGACCCAGAGCCTGATCCGCTACGCCCTTTCAGACGGAGAAGCTGATGAGGACGAGGAGGAGCTGGCGGTTCCTTCTGGAAACCTGCCGTCCTACGCCACCTTGACCCGCAAACCAGGCCGCAGTCAGTTGGGTCGGCTTCAGTCGAGTCCAGAGAAGAATGTAGGACGGAGTCAGTCCTTTGCAGTTCGTGCCAGGAAGAagggtcctcctcctcctccacccaagAGGCTGAGCTCCGTAAGCAGCACCACCAGTGGGGAGCTGAGCGACAGCAGCACCACGTCGTCCTCTGGTGGAGGCGTGGTCACCGACAGTCCCGGGAGCGTGAGGAGCATCGCAGCTTCTCTGGAGGGCAGCACAGAACTGAAGAATCCACTAGGACCTAAACTAGACCAG GTCCAGGATCAGGAGGCTTCAGGGGTGAGGAGGAGGGTTCAGAGTGAGTGTGTTAATGTGGAGACCAGTAGAAACCCAGAGCTGGACCAAGGAGTCAAGTCAGACTCTGAGGAAGAAGAACCTAAAGGTCCTGGGCTCGAAGCCTCCTCGTCCCCCCAGAACAGCTCCAGTGAGTGCATCCCCTTCGCCGAAGAGGGTAACCTGACCATCAAACAGAGACCTAAAGCCCCAGGGCCTCCCCGGGCTGAGGCAGTCCTGGAACCTCCATTGCCAGCCAAGAACGAGGAGGCCCCCGAGTTCAACCTTAAAGAGTCAGACACGGTAAAGCGGCGACACAAACCCAAAGACAAGGAATCAGGTGGTGGATCCCCCTGCAGGGAGGGAGCATCTAGGTCCGAGTCCAGCAGCAGCAGACCTCAGAGCCAGGACGATGTCAGGTTGAGGATTGGTGAAGCTGGTTTGGAGAGGCCTGCCAGCCCGGCTACAGGATCGCCCATCAAACCGCCACTCTCCCCAAAACCTGCAGTCGCCCCCAAACCGGTCCGCCACAGTCTACTGGCAGCACAAG CAGCTGGACTGTCCTCTCCAGGTGTGACGGTCAGCGTGGTCCAAAGTGTAGCCTTCACTGCCCCGTCGTCGCCGGCCCGTCAACATGCGGCCCCTCAGAGTCCGTCCCTGTCGACTACCCGGCATCACGCGTCTTCAACTGGACCGATCCACGTCTCGGAGTCCTCCTGTGGGACCGAGGTGGTTCAGCAGAGACTGGATCAGACCAGCACGTGTCTGGAAGCAGCTCTGAAGGCAGTTGAGAGGAAACTGAACCAGGACGACAACTCTGACGG CAGAGTCAGCACAGTGAAGTCGGCCGGGACCATCCTGGACGACATCGGAAACATGTTTGACGACCTGGCCGACCAGCTGGACGCCATGTTGGACTGA
- the LOC115416359 gene encoding caskin-2-like isoform X3: protein MLLQHQSNPCLVNKVKKTPLDLACEFGRVKVAQLLLSSNMVVALLEGERKEQTDSAFTTPLHLAARNGHKDIIRLLLNAGIDINKTTKSGTALHEASLYGKTEVVRLLLDAGVDVNIRNTYNQTALDIVNQFTTSHASRDIKQLLRDATGVLQVRALKDYWNIHDPTALNIRAGDIIMVMEQHMDGRWKGHIHDSQRGTDRVGFFPPSIVEVISRRNGGTLSRHASLPTQRQQLLSRAPLSSSLSSAPQTDDSYTLYAPPTHVVLPLANGLAANAAGDRNSVGSTGSVGSTRSAGSGQSTESNSAPNGLQHSAGHHDNGSKTTPSAGDSGHNDLSSQPDHPPGGTPRRQTVTVQRAAEQSFSQQFVRPQQLLEGKDAEAIYQWLSEFQLDQYTANFLGAGYDVPTISRMTPEDLTAIGVTKPGHRKKISIEINNLNIPEWLPEYIPLDLGEWLSAIGLPQYHKKLSENGYDSINIVKDLTWEDLQEIGITKLGHQKKLMLAVKKLCDIQRAILQAESGQGTLRRKGPGALHLVTIEPSDSGGECSSPHTPKMMTFQDSELSAELQTAMSSHYGGCDEGLAIKHAVGMSQSQDSIDTRSRGSGRSQEPPTASIGPQSWSQESLEGSPAKERNLPEGWDQRPKQVPLGTATVFKYPTIPAKPKLSGSPHGSPVFKDLSSSSRPDDYAKPRTQSLIRYALSDGEADEDEEELAVPSGNLPSYATLTRKPGRSQLGRLQSSPEKNVGRSQSFAVRARKKGPPPPPPKRLSSVSSTTSGELSDSSTTSSSGGGVVTDSPGSVRSIAASLEGSTELKNPLGPKLDQMTQVQDQEASGVRRRVQSECVNVETSRNPELDQGVKSDSEEEEPKGPGLEASSSPQNSSSECIPFAEEGNLTIKQRPKAPGPPRAEAVLEPPLPAKNEEAPEFNLKESDTVKRRHKPKDKESGGGSPCREGASRSESSSSRPQSQDDVRLRIGEAGLERPASPATGSPIKPPLSPKPAVAPKPVRHSLLAAQAGLSSPGVTVSVVQSVAFTAPSSPARQHAAPQSPSLSTTRHHASSTGPIHVSESSCGTEVVQQRLDQTSTCLEAALKAVERKLNQDDNSDGRVSTVKSAGTILDDIGNMFDDLADQLDAMLD from the exons ATGCTGCTGCAGCATCAGTCCAACCCATGTTTGGTGAATAAGGTGAAGAAGACTCCACTGGACCTGGCCTGTGAGTTTGGACGAGTTAAG GTGGCCCAGCTGTTGCTCAGCAGTAACATGGTGGTGGCGTTACTGGAAGGAGAGAGGAAGGAGCAGACAGACTCCGCCTTCACCACACCGCTGCACCTCGCCGCCCGCAACGGACACAAAGACATCATCCG GTTACTGCTGAACGCTGGCATCGACATCAACAAAACCACCAAGTCTGGAACGGCGCTGCACGAAGCCTCACTGTACGGGAAGACGGAGGTGGTGCGCCTCCTGCTGGAC GCTGGCGTGGACGTGAACATCCGAAACACCTACAACCAGACGGCGCTGGACATCGTCAACCAGTTCACCACGTCGCACGCCAGCAGGGACATCAAACAGCTGCTGCGAG ATGCGACGGGGGTGCTGCAGGTCCGAGCTCTGAAGGATTATTGGAACATCCATGACCCGACGGCGCTCAACATCCGAGCGGGTGACATCATTATG GTGATGGAGCAGCACATGGACGGCCGTTGGAAGGGACACATCCACGACAGCCAACGGGGGACGGACAGAGTGGGCTTCTTCCCCCCGTCCATTGTGGAGGTCATCAGCAGACGAAACG GGGGCACCCTGTCCCGCCACGCCTCCCTGCCCACCCAGCGCCAGCAGCTGCTGTCCAGAGCCCCCCTGTCCTCCAGCCTCAGCTCCGCCCCCCAGACCGACGACTCCTACACCCTGTATGCCCCGCCCACCCACGTGGTGCTGCCGCTGGCCAACGGCCTCGCCGCTAACGCAG CAGGAGATCGGAACAGCGTGGGCAGCACCGGCAGCGTGGGGAGCACCCGGAGCGCCGGCAGCGGCCAGAGCACGGAGAGCAACAGCGCCCCCAACGGACTGCAGCACAGCGCCGGTCACCATGACAACGGCAGCAAG ACGACGCCCTCTGCTGGAGACTCTGGACACAACGACCTCAGCTCACAGCCTGATCATCCACCAG GTGGGACTCCACGGCGGCAGACGGTGACGGTTCAGAGAGCAGCAGAACAGAGTTTCTCTCAGCAGTTTGTTCGACCTCAGCAGCTGCTGGAGGGGAAG GACGCCGAGGCCATCTACCAGTGGCTCAGTGAGTTCCAGTTGGACCAGTACACTGCCAACTTCCTTGGTGCCGGTTATGATGTCCCAACCATCAGCAGGATGACTCCAGAG GACCTGACCGCCATTGGAGTCACCAAACCAGGACACCGGAAGAAGATCTCCATCGAGATCAACAACCTGAACATCCCTGAGTGGCTGCCGGAGTACATTCCA TTGGATCTGGGCGAGTGGCTCAGTGCCATCGGACTCCCTCAGTATCACAAGAAACTGTCTGAAAACGGCTACGACTCCATCAACATCGTCAAAGATCTGACATGGGAGGACCTGCAGGAGATCGGCATCACCAAACTGG GTCACCAGAAGAAGCTGATGCTAGCGGTGAAGAAGCTGTGCGACATCCAGAGGGCCATCCTTCAGGCTGAATCCGGTCAGGGCACCCTGCGCCGTAAAGGCCCCGGAGCCCTGCACCTGGTCACCATCGAGCCGTCCGATTCTGGAGGCGAGTGTTCGTCTCCTCACACCCCGAAGATGATGACATTTCAGGACAGCGAACTGAGCGCCGAGCTGCAGACAGCCATGTCCAGCCACTACGGAGGCTGCGATGAAGGTCTGGCCATTAAACACGCCGTGGGGATGTCCCAGAGCCAGGACAGCATCGACACCCGGTCCAGAGGCTCCGGACGGTCCCAGGAGCCCCCCACAGCTTCCATCGGCCCCCAGAGCTGGTCCCAGGAAAGTCTGGAAGGCAGTCCTGCCAAGGAGAGGAACCTCCCTGAGGGTTGGGACCAGAGACCCAAACAGGTCCCACTAGGGACTGCCACCGTCTTCAAGTACCCAACAATACCTGCAAAACCCAAACTCTCTGGATCCCCTCATGGATCTCCAGTTTTCAAAG acctcagctcctcctccagaccTGATGACTACGCCAAACCTCGGACCCAGAGCCTGATCCGCTACGCCCTTTCAGACGGAGAAGCTGATGAGGACGAGGAGGAGCTGGCGGTTCCTTCTGGAAACCTGCCGTCCTACGCCACCTTGACCCGCAAACCAGGCCGCAGTCAGTTGGGTCGGCTTCAGTCGAGTCCAGAGAAGAATGTAGGACGGAGTCAGTCCTTTGCAGTTCGTGCCAGGAAGAagggtcctcctcctcctccacccaagAGGCTGAGCTCCGTAAGCAGCACCACCAGTGGGGAGCTGAGCGACAGCAGCACCACGTCGTCCTCTGGTGGAGGCGTGGTCACCGACAGTCCCGGGAGCGTGAGGAGCATCGCAGCTTCTCTGGAGGGCAGCACAGAACTGAAGAATCCACTAGGACCTAAACTAGACCAG ATGACCCAGGTCCAGGATCAGGAGGCTTCAGGGGTGAGGAGGAGGGTTCAGAGTGAGTGTGTTAATGTGGAGACCAGTAGAAACCCAGAGCTGGACCAAGGAGTCAAGTCAGACTCTGAGGAAGAAGAACCTAAAGGTCCTGGGCTCGAAGCCTCCTCGTCCCCCCAGAACAGCTCCAGTGAGTGCATCCCCTTCGCCGAAGAGGGTAACCTGACCATCAAACAGAGACCTAAAGCCCCAGGGCCTCCCCGGGCTGAGGCAGTCCTGGAACCTCCATTGCCAGCCAAGAACGAGGAGGCCCCCGAGTTCAACCTTAAAGAGTCAGACACGGTAAAGCGGCGACACAAACCCAAAGACAAGGAATCAGGTGGTGGATCCCCCTGCAGGGAGGGAGCATCTAGGTCCGAGTCCAGCAGCAGCAGACCTCAGAGCCAGGACGATGTCAGGTTGAGGATTGGTGAAGCTGGTTTGGAGAGGCCTGCCAGCCCGGCTACAGGATCGCCCATCAAACCGCCACTCTCCCCAAAACCTGCAGTCGCCCCCAAACCGGTCCGCCACAGTCTACTGGCAGCACAAG CTGGACTGTCCTCTCCAGGTGTGACGGTCAGCGTGGTCCAAAGTGTAGCCTTCACTGCCCCGTCGTCGCCGGCCCGTCAACATGCGGCCCCTCAGAGTCCGTCCCTGTCGACTACCCGGCATCACGCGTCTTCAACTGGACCGATCCACGTCTCGGAGTCCTCCTGTGGGACCGAGGTGGTTCAGCAGAGACTGGATCAGACCAGCACGTGTCTGGAAGCAGCTCTGAAGGCAGTTGAGAGGAAACTGAACCAGGACGACAACTCTGACGG CAGAGTCAGCACAGTGAAGTCGGCCGGGACCATCCTGGACGACATCGGAAACATGTTTGACGACCTGGCCGACCAGCTGGACGCCATGTTGGACTGA
- the LOC115416359 gene encoding caskin-2-like isoform X2 translates to MLLQHQSNPCLVNKVKKTPLDLACEFGRVKVAQLLLSSNMVVALLEGERKEQTDSAFTTPLHLAARNGHKDIIRLLLNAGIDINKTTKSGTALHEASLYGKTEVVRLLLDAGVDVNIRNTYNQTALDIVNQFTTSHASRDIKQLLRDATGVLQVRALKDYWNIHDPTALNIRAGDIIMVMEQHMDGRWKGHIHDSQRGTDRVGFFPPSIVEVISRRNGGTLSRHASLPTQRQQLLSRAPLSSSLSSAPQTDDSYTLYAPPTHVVLPLANGLAANAAGDRNSVGSTGSVGSTRSAGSGQSTESNSAPNGLQHSAGHHDNGSKTTPSAGDSGHNDLSSQPDHPPGGTPRRQTVTVQRAAEQSFSQQFVRPQQLLEGKDAEAIYQWLSEFQLDQYTANFLGAGYDVPTISRMTPEDLTAIGVTKPGHRKKISIEINNLNIPEWLPEYIPLDLGEWLSAIGLPQYHKKLSENGYDSINIVKDLTWEDLQEIGITKLGHQKKLMLAVKKLCDIQRAILQAESGQGTLRRKGPGALHLVTIEPSDSGGECSSPHTPKMMTFQDSELSAELQTAMSSHYGGCDEGLAIKHAVGMSQSQDSIDTRSRGSGRSQEPPTASIGPQSWSQESLEGSPAKERNLPEGWDQRPKQVPLGTATVFKYPTIPAKPKLSGSPHGSPVFKDLSSSSRPDDYAKPRTQSLIRYALSDGEADEDEEELAVPSGNLPSYATLTRKPGRSQLGRLQSSPEKNVGRSQSFAVRARKKGPPPPPPKRLSSVSSTTSGELSDSSTTSSSGGGVVTDSPGSVRSIAASLEGSTELKNPLGPKLDQMTQVQDQEASGVRRRVQSECVNVETSRNPELDQGVKSDSEEEEPKGPGLEASSSPQNSSSECIPFAEEGNLTIKQRPKAPGPPRAEAVLEPPLPAKNEEAPEFNLKESDTVKRRHKPKDKESGGGSPCREGASRSESSSSRPQSQDDVRLRIGEAGLERPASPATGSPIKPPLSPKPAVAPKPVRHSLLAAQAAGLSSPGVTVSVVQSVAFTAPSSPARQHAAPQSPSLSTTRHHASSTGPIHVSESSCGTEVVQQRLDQTSTCLEAALKAVERKLNQDDNSDGVSTVKSAGTILDDIGNMFDDLADQLDAMLD, encoded by the exons ATGCTGCTGCAGCATCAGTCCAACCCATGTTTGGTGAATAAGGTGAAGAAGACTCCACTGGACCTGGCCTGTGAGTTTGGACGAGTTAAG GTGGCCCAGCTGTTGCTCAGCAGTAACATGGTGGTGGCGTTACTGGAAGGAGAGAGGAAGGAGCAGACAGACTCCGCCTTCACCACACCGCTGCACCTCGCCGCCCGCAACGGACACAAAGACATCATCCG GTTACTGCTGAACGCTGGCATCGACATCAACAAAACCACCAAGTCTGGAACGGCGCTGCACGAAGCCTCACTGTACGGGAAGACGGAGGTGGTGCGCCTCCTGCTGGAC GCTGGCGTGGACGTGAACATCCGAAACACCTACAACCAGACGGCGCTGGACATCGTCAACCAGTTCACCACGTCGCACGCCAGCAGGGACATCAAACAGCTGCTGCGAG ATGCGACGGGGGTGCTGCAGGTCCGAGCTCTGAAGGATTATTGGAACATCCATGACCCGACGGCGCTCAACATCCGAGCGGGTGACATCATTATG GTGATGGAGCAGCACATGGACGGCCGTTGGAAGGGACACATCCACGACAGCCAACGGGGGACGGACAGAGTGGGCTTCTTCCCCCCGTCCATTGTGGAGGTCATCAGCAGACGAAACG GGGGCACCCTGTCCCGCCACGCCTCCCTGCCCACCCAGCGCCAGCAGCTGCTGTCCAGAGCCCCCCTGTCCTCCAGCCTCAGCTCCGCCCCCCAGACCGACGACTCCTACACCCTGTATGCCCCGCCCACCCACGTGGTGCTGCCGCTGGCCAACGGCCTCGCCGCTAACGCAG CAGGAGATCGGAACAGCGTGGGCAGCACCGGCAGCGTGGGGAGCACCCGGAGCGCCGGCAGCGGCCAGAGCACGGAGAGCAACAGCGCCCCCAACGGACTGCAGCACAGCGCCGGTCACCATGACAACGGCAGCAAG ACGACGCCCTCTGCTGGAGACTCTGGACACAACGACCTCAGCTCACAGCCTGATCATCCACCAG GTGGGACTCCACGGCGGCAGACGGTGACGGTTCAGAGAGCAGCAGAACAGAGTTTCTCTCAGCAGTTTGTTCGACCTCAGCAGCTGCTGGAGGGGAAG GACGCCGAGGCCATCTACCAGTGGCTCAGTGAGTTCCAGTTGGACCAGTACACTGCCAACTTCCTTGGTGCCGGTTATGATGTCCCAACCATCAGCAGGATGACTCCAGAG GACCTGACCGCCATTGGAGTCACCAAACCAGGACACCGGAAGAAGATCTCCATCGAGATCAACAACCTGAACATCCCTGAGTGGCTGCCGGAGTACATTCCA TTGGATCTGGGCGAGTGGCTCAGTGCCATCGGACTCCCTCAGTATCACAAGAAACTGTCTGAAAACGGCTACGACTCCATCAACATCGTCAAAGATCTGACATGGGAGGACCTGCAGGAGATCGGCATCACCAAACTGG GTCACCAGAAGAAGCTGATGCTAGCGGTGAAGAAGCTGTGCGACATCCAGAGGGCCATCCTTCAGGCTGAATCCGGTCAGGGCACCCTGCGCCGTAAAGGCCCCGGAGCCCTGCACCTGGTCACCATCGAGCCGTCCGATTCTGGAGGCGAGTGTTCGTCTCCTCACACCCCGAAGATGATGACATTTCAGGACAGCGAACTGAGCGCCGAGCTGCAGACAGCCATGTCCAGCCACTACGGAGGCTGCGATGAAGGTCTGGCCATTAAACACGCCGTGGGGATGTCCCAGAGCCAGGACAGCATCGACACCCGGTCCAGAGGCTCCGGACGGTCCCAGGAGCCCCCCACAGCTTCCATCGGCCCCCAGAGCTGGTCCCAGGAAAGTCTGGAAGGCAGTCCTGCCAAGGAGAGGAACCTCCCTGAGGGTTGGGACCAGAGACCCAAACAGGTCCCACTAGGGACTGCCACCGTCTTCAAGTACCCAACAATACCTGCAAAACCCAAACTCTCTGGATCCCCTCATGGATCTCCAGTTTTCAAAG acctcagctcctcctccagaccTGATGACTACGCCAAACCTCGGACCCAGAGCCTGATCCGCTACGCCCTTTCAGACGGAGAAGCTGATGAGGACGAGGAGGAGCTGGCGGTTCCTTCTGGAAACCTGCCGTCCTACGCCACCTTGACCCGCAAACCAGGCCGCAGTCAGTTGGGTCGGCTTCAGTCGAGTCCAGAGAAGAATGTAGGACGGAGTCAGTCCTTTGCAGTTCGTGCCAGGAAGAagggtcctcctcctcctccacccaagAGGCTGAGCTCCGTAAGCAGCACCACCAGTGGGGAGCTGAGCGACAGCAGCACCACGTCGTCCTCTGGTGGAGGCGTGGTCACCGACAGTCCCGGGAGCGTGAGGAGCATCGCAGCTTCTCTGGAGGGCAGCACAGAACTGAAGAATCCACTAGGACCTAAACTAGACCAG ATGACCCAGGTCCAGGATCAGGAGGCTTCAGGGGTGAGGAGGAGGGTTCAGAGTGAGTGTGTTAATGTGGAGACCAGTAGAAACCCAGAGCTGGACCAAGGAGTCAAGTCAGACTCTGAGGAAGAAGAACCTAAAGGTCCTGGGCTCGAAGCCTCCTCGTCCCCCCAGAACAGCTCCAGTGAGTGCATCCCCTTCGCCGAAGAGGGTAACCTGACCATCAAACAGAGACCTAAAGCCCCAGGGCCTCCCCGGGCTGAGGCAGTCCTGGAACCTCCATTGCCAGCCAAGAACGAGGAGGCCCCCGAGTTCAACCTTAAAGAGTCAGACACGGTAAAGCGGCGACACAAACCCAAAGACAAGGAATCAGGTGGTGGATCCCCCTGCAGGGAGGGAGCATCTAGGTCCGAGTCCAGCAGCAGCAGACCTCAGAGCCAGGACGATGTCAGGTTGAGGATTGGTGAAGCTGGTTTGGAGAGGCCTGCCAGCCCGGCTACAGGATCGCCCATCAAACCGCCACTCTCCCCAAAACCTGCAGTCGCCCCCAAACCGGTCCGCCACAGTCTACTGGCAGCACAAG CAGCTGGACTGTCCTCTCCAGGTGTGACGGTCAGCGTGGTCCAAAGTGTAGCCTTCACTGCCCCGTCGTCGCCGGCCCGTCAACATGCGGCCCCTCAGAGTCCGTCCCTGTCGACTACCCGGCATCACGCGTCTTCAACTGGACCGATCCACGTCTCGGAGTCCTCCTGTGGGACCGAGGTGGTTCAGCAGAGACTGGATCAGACCAGCACGTGTCTGGAAGCAGCTCTGAAGGCAGTTGAGAGGAAACTGAACCAGGACGACAACTCTGACGG AGTCAGCACAGTGAAGTCGGCCGGGACCATCCTGGACGACATCGGAAACATGTTTGACGACCTGGCCGACCAGCTGGACGCCATGTTGGACTGA